One Malus sylvestris chromosome 14, drMalSylv7.2, whole genome shotgun sequence DNA segment encodes these proteins:
- the LOC126600977 gene encoding uncharacterized protein LOC126600977 translates to MEARRKKGSNFLEIDVFADVYVRPGNELTQSLHRHVVLQEFASHLPSNTPIESVDPLDDAGFHIVTKTLDQTFSRRPGTYCRGMGNARRRETRASSSSQSKTKVTALTQEVARLRSKLASYKSQMSMLVQALSSSGIHLPSFSTPSPSQPFHTEQAQQSSPSTSNPVPNQ, encoded by the exons ATGGAGGCGCGACGGAAG AAGGGTTCAAATTTTCTGGAGATCGACGTCTTTGCTGACGTTTATGTTCGGCCTGGGAATGAGTTGACCCAGTCCCTTCAT CGACATGTGGTGCTTCAGGAGTTCGCCTCCCACCTTCCCTCGAACACGCCGATCGAGTCTGTGGATCCCCTTGACGATGCAGGGTTTCACATCGTCACAAAGACGTTGGACCAGACTTTCAGTAGGAGGCCAGGGACATATTGTCGGGGGATGGGAAATGCCAGGCGTCGAGAGACTAGAGCCTCGTCATCCTCGCAGTCAAAGACCAAGGTTACggctttgacgcaggaagtcgcTAGGTTGAGGAGTAAGCTGGCATCGTACAAGTCTCAAATGTCAATGCTTGTACAAGCCCTCAGTTCCTCTGGAATACATCTCCCCAGTTTTTCGACACCATCGCCCTCACAGCCCTTCCACACCGAGCAAGCACAGCAATCAAGCCCGTCGACCTCCAACCCCGTCCCCAACCAGTAG
- the LOC126600460 gene encoding uncharacterized protein LOC126600460, with the protein MLNSATNSEDNTANSGKKYLFKCTHCEKGFSFGQALGGHQNAHSYQNNQFIGRFANAIGTYGSNPYVTVALSEVQPAAAATYQLSEVDNQLNEAEQGFINVTRDYLAEWENNDTTNCSGAGKEVTSEQRDDDTTTKLPITDGPKTDKKT; encoded by the exons ATGTTAAACAGTGCCACCAACTCTGAAGACAACACGGCCAACTCTGGAAAAAAATATCTCTTCAAGTGCACCCATTGTGAGAAAGGTTTCTCCTTCGGTCAGGCCTTGGGTGGTCACCAAAACGCCCACAGCTACCAAAATAATCAGTTCATAGGGAGATTCGCAAATGCCATTGGAACCTATGGAAGTAACCCCTATGTTACTGTTGCTCTATCAGAGGTCCAGCCAGCTGCTGCGGCTACCTACCAGTT GTCAGAAGTGGATAATCAGCTGAATGAGGCTGAACAGGGTTTTATTAACGTTACAAGAGATTATCTAGCTGAGTGGGAAAATAATGATACTACTAATTGTAGTGGTGCAGGTAAGGAAGTGACTTCCGAGCAAAGGGATGAtgacactactacaaaattaccTATAACTGACGGTCCTAAAACCGACAAGAAAACCTAA